From Halococcus saccharolyticus DSM 5350, a single genomic window includes:
- the phaC gene encoding class III poly(R)-hydroxyalkanoic acid synthase subunit PhaC: protein MSDRGAAFNPFTTALDTQRRSFEAAAEAVEKTTVAPEQLNQMLSVEVGETPSEVVYTENKLELLHYEPRTDEQHDVPILVIYALINKPFILDLQPDRSVIRRLLEAGFDVYMIDWNEPSRLDQHLTLDDYVNRYIDNCVDEVRERSGQDAINVLGYCMGGTMSAMYAALHPEKVRNLGLMAAGLCFDDTGGVLELWGDEEFFSPDELRATYGNAPAEMLDVGFALMDPVSNYVSKYVRLYDNLENDDFVENFGRMERWLSEGIDVAGATFAQFVEDIYQDNKLYANELHLGGEHVDLTSIDMPVLQITGEYDHLIPSETSKPFNDVIASEDTEIIECPTGHIGLSVSGSSHENVWPQVCEWFEERSQLDADAAEIEIENASETTDEAVSDQEPTSTAENTDETSDDAAAGDDERDTETDDESGLETVSGIGDTYADRLREAGIETTADLTAADAAFVAEAADVSESRAAEWIDDAS, encoded by the coding sequence ATGAGCGATCGCGGCGCGGCGTTCAACCCGTTCACGACGGCGCTCGACACCCAGCGCCGGAGCTTCGAGGCGGCCGCCGAGGCGGTCGAGAAGACCACGGTCGCGCCCGAGCAGCTGAACCAGATGCTCTCGGTCGAGGTGGGCGAGACACCGAGCGAGGTGGTCTACACTGAGAACAAGCTCGAACTCCTCCACTACGAACCCCGGACCGACGAACAGCACGACGTGCCGATTCTCGTGATCTACGCGCTGATCAACAAGCCGTTCATCCTCGACCTCCAGCCCGATCGGTCGGTGATCCGCCGGCTGCTGGAGGCGGGCTTCGACGTCTACATGATCGACTGGAACGAGCCATCCAGACTCGATCAGCACCTCACCCTCGACGACTACGTGAACCGCTACATCGACAACTGCGTCGACGAGGTCCGCGAGCGCTCGGGCCAGGACGCGATCAACGTGCTGGGCTACTGCATGGGCGGCACGATGTCGGCGATGTACGCCGCGCTCCACCCCGAGAAGGTCCGAAATCTGGGACTGATGGCTGCCGGGCTCTGCTTCGACGATACTGGAGGAGTGCTCGAACTCTGGGGCGACGAGGAGTTCTTCTCGCCCGACGAGCTCCGGGCGACCTACGGCAACGCGCCCGCCGAGATGTTGGACGTCGGCTTCGCGCTGATGGATCCGGTCTCGAACTACGTCTCGAAGTACGTTCGTCTGTACGACAACCTCGAAAACGACGACTTCGTGGAGAACTTCGGCCGGATGGAGCGGTGGCTCTCGGAGGGGATCGATGTCGCGGGCGCAACGTTCGCCCAGTTCGTCGAGGACATCTATCAGGACAACAAACTCTACGCCAACGAGCTCCATCTGGGAGGCGAGCACGTCGACCTCACAAGCATCGACATGCCCGTCCTCCAGATCACGGGCGAGTACGACCATCTCATCCCCTCGGAAACGAGCAAACCGTTCAACGACGTCATCGCGAGCGAGGACACCGAAATTATCGAGTGTCCGACGGGTCACATCGGGCTCTCGGTCTCGGGCAGTTCCCACGAGAACGTCTGGCCGCAGGTCTGTGAGTGGTTCGAGGAGCGGTCACAGCTCGACGCTGACGCCGCCGAAATCGAAATCGAGAACGCGAGCGAGACGACCGACGAAGCAGTTAGCGACCAGGAACCGACCAGTACCGCCGAGAATACCGACGAGACAAGCGATGACGCGGCTGCTGGCGACGACGAACGCGACACAGAGACCGACGACGAGTCCGGTCTCGAAACCGTTTCGGGGATCGGCGACACCTACGCCGACCGGCTGCGCGAGGCGGGAATCGAAACGACGGCGGACCTCACGGCTGCCGACGCCGCGTTCGTTGCCGAGGCTGCCGACGTATCCGAGAGTCGCGCTGCCGAGTGGATCGACGACGCATCCTGA
- a CDS encoding poly(R)-hydroxyalkanoic acid synthase subunit PhaE, whose translation MSEMNPEDVQENWAAMMTEMNDAVANSFEQNMEAQAAFMESWMGAFEGSMPDEETASEGIEGYERAVDVWMEAAEQMTTRLMTAAEGEDVDVRELRDIWLQSANEAFSEVMGTSAFAAGTGEMVGNLMELQEDVDDLNQDTLEALGFATRDDVDEVAERLVELERRQHEVSKKLDRLLEDE comes from the coding sequence ATGAGCGAGATGAACCCGGAGGACGTACAGGAGAACTGGGCGGCGATGATGACCGAGATGAACGACGCGGTCGCGAACTCGTTCGAGCAGAACATGGAGGCCCAAGCCGCGTTCATGGAGTCGTGGATGGGCGCGTTCGAGGGCTCGATGCCCGACGAGGAGACGGCGAGCGAGGGGATCGAGGGGTACGAGCGCGCCGTCGACGTCTGGATGGAGGCCGCAGAGCAGATGACCACACGACTGATGACAGCCGCCGAGGGCGAGGACGTCGACGTGCGGGAGCTCCGTGACATCTGGCTCCAGAGCGCGAACGAGGCGTTCTCGGAAGTGATGGGCACCAGCGCGTTCGCCGCAGGAACCGGTGAGATGGTCGGGAACCTGATGGAGCTCCAGGAGGACGTCGACGACCTGAATCAGGACACGCTCGAAGCGCTCGGCTTCGCCACCCGCGACGACGTCGACGAGGTGGCCGAGCGCCTCGTGGAGCTCGAACGCCGCCAGCACGAGGTCTCGAAGAAGCTCGATCGCCTGCTGGAGGACGAATGA
- a CDS encoding AbrB/MazE/SpoVT family DNA-binding domain-containing protein: MTDNDETTWPPALWAEQFQEAGEQAVERQTEFARQMMTAGIGSGPNGLPKFAASSMGTATFKTRVQSGGRISIPDAEREALDIEEGDIVQTVVVPVKRNREDDS; the protein is encoded by the coding sequence ATGACCGACAACGACGAGACGACGTGGCCGCCGGCGCTGTGGGCGGAGCAGTTCCAGGAGGCGGGCGAGCAGGCCGTCGAGCGACAGACGGAGTTCGCCCGTCAGATGATGACCGCGGGCATCGGATCGGGGCCGAACGGCCTTCCGAAGTTCGCGGCGTCGAGCATGGGGACGGCGACGTTCAAGACCCGCGTCCAGAGCGGCGGACGGATCTCGATCCCCGACGCCGAGCGCGAGGCACTCGACATCGAGGAAGGTGACATCGTCCAGACCGTCGTCGTGCCGGTCAAGCGCAATCGCGAGGACGACTCATGA
- a CDS encoding MaoC family dehydratase, protein MSSGSRHDTFADAWLRGSTRFLESVFEANRAALAAFGGREIDETSTEAALAGEKHPEWEVNLTERRRDALSVGDRVRFAKSITDADVRAFARASGDTNPLHLDETFAERTRFGGRIAHGTLASGLISAALARLPGLVVYLSQDVEFQNPVRVGDRVTADCEIVEDLGDHRYRIATQVTTDDATAIDGEAVVLLDEADP, encoded by the coding sequence ATGAGTTCCGGATCTCGGCACGACACGTTCGCGGATGCGTGGCTCCGCGGCTCGACCCGATTTCTCGAAAGCGTCTTCGAAGCGAACCGGGCCGCGCTCGCGGCGTTCGGCGGACGTGAGATCGACGAGACGTCGACTGAGGCCGCGTTGGCCGGCGAAAAGCACCCGGAGTGGGAGGTCAATCTGACCGAACGTCGGCGCGATGCGCTCTCGGTCGGCGACCGTGTTCGCTTCGCGAAGTCGATCACCGACGCCGACGTTCGGGCGTTCGCACGCGCCAGCGGCGACACCAACCCTCTTCATCTCGACGAGACGTTCGCCGAACGCACCCGCTTCGGCGGCCGCATCGCCCACGGCACGCTCGCTTCCGGACTCATCAGCGCCGCACTCGCCCGCCTGCCGGGGCTCGTGGTCTACCTCTCTCAAGACGTCGAGTTCCAGAATCCCGTTCGAGTCGGCGACCGCGTGACCGCAGACTGTGAGATCGTCGAGGATCTCGGCGATCACCGCTACCGAATCGCGACGCAAGTGACGACTGACGACGCGACCGCGATCGACGGCGAGGCAGTCGTCCTCCTCGACGAGGCCGATCCCTAG
- a CDS encoding alpha/beta fold hydrolase: MRTQSTAHVESKRAEVVVDGDAIELRYLAAGPAEANESPIVLLHGIGLDAAGVSWKHLLPQLGREHAVLAPDLPGHGESDAPDIAYTTDYYRDTLQAFLASLDVESVRLVGISMGGALALGHALDGGQVEGLVLVDSYGLGRDAPWRPGGYGLLRVPGFDQFLSAGFRLNPAAVAGSLASLTVATSPEFVADVQRTVTPNSLQALARWQRDEFRASGLRTCYRDRLGELDIPTLLVHGREDPIFPVAWSERAAKRIPTARCEVIEQCGHWPPRERPEKFNRVVSEFL, translated from the coding sequence ATGCGAACCCAGTCGACGGCACACGTCGAATCGAAACGGGCCGAGGTCGTCGTCGACGGGGACGCGATCGAACTACGATACCTCGCTGCCGGCCCAGCCGAGGCAAACGAGTCGCCGATCGTCCTGCTCCACGGGATCGGGCTCGACGCCGCAGGAGTCTCGTGGAAACACCTCCTTCCACAGCTCGGGCGCGAGCACGCGGTTCTCGCGCCCGACTTGCCTGGCCACGGCGAGAGCGACGCGCCGGACATCGCGTACACGACCGACTACTATCGTGACACGCTCCAGGCGTTCCTCGCGTCGCTCGACGTCGAGAGCGTCCGTCTCGTCGGTATCTCGATGGGTGGCGCGCTCGCGCTCGGCCACGCACTCGACGGCGGGCAGGTCGAAGGGCTCGTCCTCGTAGACAGTTATGGACTGGGACGGGACGCACCGTGGCGGCCAGGCGGGTACGGGCTGCTCCGCGTGCCGGGGTTCGACCAGTTCCTGAGCGCGGGCTTCAGGTTGAACCCGGCTGCCGTCGCGGGCAGCCTCGCGAGCCTCACCGTCGCCACATCACCGGAATTCGTCGCCGACGTACAGCGGACGGTCACGCCGAACTCACTCCAAGCGCTCGCGCGGTGGCAGCGTGACGAGTTCCGCGCAAGCGGGCTCCGGACGTGCTATCGCGATCGACTCGGTGAACTGGATATACCGACCCTGTTGGTCCATGGCCGCGAGGACCCGATATTCCCTGTCGCGTGGTCCGAGCGGGCCGCGAAACGAATACCGACGGCGAGGTGTGAGGTCATCGAACAGTGCGGACACTGGCCGCCGCGGGAACGCCCCGAGAAATTCAACCGCGTCGTCAGCGAGTTTCTCTAG
- the cgi121 gene encoding KEOPS complex subunit Cgi121 codes for MELVDGRVTIKDIDRFVAELTAIGEEHGCAIQAFDARYIVSRGHLERALELADRARARGEAVARERAVEILLYAAGRRQIERAFELGIDAGEGPVVVLVAAEEDGETNDERAAAAAVGELLDTAAVLGEDDTLDGFDEVQVCEFFGIGDAELAATHAGLDALVGERVALLDVEK; via the coding sequence ATGGAACTCGTCGACGGGCGGGTGACGATCAAGGACATCGATCGGTTCGTCGCTGAGCTGACAGCGATCGGCGAGGAACACGGTTGTGCGATCCAGGCGTTCGACGCGCGCTATATCGTCTCGCGCGGCCACCTCGAACGCGCGCTCGAACTGGCCGATCGTGCACGGGCGCGGGGCGAGGCGGTCGCGCGGGAGCGCGCGGTCGAGATACTGCTGTACGCCGCTGGACGCCGCCAGATCGAACGCGCATTCGAGCTCGGGATCGACGCGGGCGAGGGGCCGGTCGTCGTGCTCGTGGCGGCCGAGGAAGACGGCGAGACGAACGACGAACGGGCGGCTGCGGCAGCGGTCGGAGAGCTGCTCGATACAGCCGCCGTTCTCGGCGAAGACGACACGCTCGACGGGTTCGACGAAGTGCAGGTGTGTGAGTTCTTCGGAATCGGCGATGCCGAACTCGCGGCCACGCACGCGGGACTCGACGCACTGGTGGGCGAGCGGGTCGCGCTGCTCGACGTCGAGAAGTGA
- a CDS encoding ATP-dependent DNA helicase, translating to MNVSALSGVPEWLPDHLQREGIEELYPPQADAVDAGVTEGESLVASVPTASGKTLVAELAMCASVARGGKALYIVPLRALAGEKRAEFEAFEEYGLSVGVSTGNYESDGEWLATCDIIVATSEKVDSLVRNDAPWIDDLSCVVSDEVHLVDDGHRGPTLEVTLAKLRQRNPGLQVVALSATIGNPEILAEWLDAELVDSTWRPIDLKKGVHYGQAIQLEDGEQHELGVRDGEKPTAAIVRDTLDDGGSTLVFVNSRRNAEAAARRLADTVESRLTDEERERLADVAAEIRDVSDTETSEDLASAVERGAAFHHAGLASDHRELVEDAFRERALKVVSATPTLAAGVNTPSRRVVVRDWRRYDGAAGGMKPLSVLEVHQMCGRAGRPGLDPYGEALLLANSHDELDELFDRYIWTEPEPVRSKLAAEPALRTHLLATVASGFASSRSGLLEFLDRTLYATQTDESGRLERVTDDVLDYLVVNDFLDRNGEDLQATSLGHTVSRLYLDPMSAAEIVDGLRAADDRPSALGLFHLASRTPDMYELYLRSGDSEEYTMLAHERETELLGSVPSEFEDRWEDWLSALKTARMLEDWASELDEGEITDRYGIGPGDLRGKVDTAEWLLSAAERLAGELGLEWAPAVREARTRVQHGIQSELIDLAGVRGVGRKRARRLFETGIETRADLRNADKPVVLGALRGRRKTAENVLDNVGRADSSMEGVEPEGSVTVESSGSNSQEDQSSLGEF from the coding sequence ATGAACGTCTCGGCGCTGTCGGGCGTCCCCGAGTGGCTGCCCGACCATCTTCAGCGGGAGGGCATCGAGGAGCTCTACCCCCCACAGGCGGACGCGGTCGACGCGGGCGTCACGGAGGGCGAGAGCCTGGTCGCGAGTGTGCCGACCGCGAGCGGGAAGACTCTCGTCGCCGAACTCGCCATGTGTGCGAGCGTCGCGCGCGGCGGGAAAGCACTCTACATCGTCCCGCTACGCGCGCTCGCGGGCGAGAAGCGCGCGGAGTTCGAAGCCTTCGAGGAGTACGGTCTCAGCGTGGGTGTCTCAACGGGGAATTACGAGTCCGACGGCGAGTGGCTCGCGACGTGTGACATCATCGTCGCCACGAGCGAGAAGGTCGACTCGCTCGTGCGCAACGACGCCCCGTGGATCGACGACCTCTCCTGTGTGGTGAGCGACGAGGTCCACCTCGTCGACGACGGGCATCGTGGTCCCACCCTCGAAGTCACGCTCGCGAAGCTCCGCCAGCGCAATCCCGGACTCCAGGTCGTGGCGCTCTCGGCGACGATCGGCAACCCAGAGATTCTCGCCGAGTGGCTCGACGCCGAACTCGTCGACTCGACGTGGCGGCCGATCGACCTCAAGAAGGGCGTCCACTACGGCCAGGCCATTCAGTTAGAGGACGGCGAACAGCACGAACTCGGGGTCCGAGACGGCGAGAAGCCGACCGCTGCGATCGTCCGCGACACGCTCGACGACGGGGGCTCGACGCTCGTGTTCGTGAACTCACGGCGCAACGCCGAGGCGGCGGCGCGGCGGCTCGCCGACACGGTCGAATCACGACTCACCGACGAGGAGCGCGAGCGCCTGGCGGACGTGGCCGCCGAGATCAGGGACGTGAGCGACACCGAGACCAGCGAGGACCTCGCGAGCGCGGTCGAGCGCGGCGCGGCCTTCCATCACGCGGGGCTCGCGAGCGACCACCGCGAACTCGTCGAGGACGCCTTCCGCGAGCGCGCGCTCAAGGTGGTCTCGGCGACGCCCACGCTCGCCGCCGGGGTCAACACTCCGAGCCGGCGAGTCGTGGTCCGGGACTGGCGGCGCTACGACGGCGCGGCGGGCGGGATGAAACCCCTCTCGGTGCTGGAGGTCCACCAGATGTGTGGCCGAGCGGGTCGGCCGGGACTCGATCCCTACGGCGAGGCACTCCTGCTCGCGAACAGCCACGACGAACTCGACGAGCTCTTCGATCGCTACATCTGGACCGAACCCGAACCCGTCCGCTCGAAGCTCGCCGCCGAACCCGCCCTTCGGACTCACCTCCTCGCAACCGTGGCGTCGGGCTTTGCGAGTTCGCGATCCGGACTCCTCGAATTCCTCGATCGAACGCTCTATGCGACCCAGACCGACGAGAGCGGTCGCCTGGAGCGCGTCACCGACGACGTGCTCGACTACCTCGTGGTCAACGACTTCCTCGATCGCAATGGAGAGGACCTCCAAGCCACGTCGCTCGGCCACACCGTCTCGCGGCTCTATCTCGACCCGATGAGCGCTGCCGAGATCGTCGACGGGCTCCGCGCGGCCGACGACCGCCCGAGCGCGCTCGGCCTCTTTCATCTCGCGAGTCGCACGCCCGACATGTACGAACTTTACCTCCGATCGGGCGACAGCGAGGAGTACACCATGCTCGCCCACGAGCGCGAGACCGAGCTTCTGGGGAGTGTGCCGAGCGAGTTCGAGGATCGGTGGGAGGACTGGCTCTCGGCGCTCAAAACCGCGCGAATGCTCGAAGACTGGGCGAGCGAACTCGACGAGGGCGAGATCACCGACCGATACGGGATCGGACCGGGCGACCTCCGGGGGAAGGTCGACACCGCGGAGTGGCTGCTGTCGGCGGCCGAGCGACTCGCGGGCGAGCTCGGTCTGGAGTGGGCACCCGCCGTCAGGGAGGCCAGAACCCGCGTCCAGCACGGCATTCAGTCCGAACTGATCGATCTCGCGGGCGTGCGCGGCGTCGGTCGCAAGCGCGCCCGCCGGCTCTTCGAGACCGGGATCGAGACCCGCGCCGACCTCCGCAACGCCGATAAACCCGTCGTCCTGGGGGCGCTCCGCGGCCGACGGAAGACCGCCGAGAACGTCCTCGACAACGTGGGTCGAGCCGACTCCTCGATGGAGGGCGTCGAGCCAGAAGGATCGGTGACCGTCGAGAGCAGCGGGTCGAACAGCCAGGAAGACCAGTCGAGCCTCGGTGAGTTCTGA
- a CDS encoding ferredoxin encodes MRIEYDRDTCIGMFQCVAEWDGFEADEDEGKAILVDGEEREENTVVREIPDDAELDAKFAARACPVDAIAVYDDDERIIP; translated from the coding sequence ATGCGCATCGAGTACGACCGCGACACCTGTATCGGGATGTTCCAGTGCGTCGCCGAGTGGGACGGGTTCGAGGCCGACGAGGACGAAGGCAAGGCGATCCTCGTCGACGGCGAGGAGCGTGAAGAAAATACGGTCGTCCGTGAGATCCCCGACGACGCGGAACTGGACGCGAAGTTCGCCGCCCGAGCGTGCCCCGTCGACGCTATCGCGGTCTACGACGACGACGAGCGCATCATCCCCTGA